A DNA window from Anastrepha obliqua isolate idAnaObli1 chromosome 5, idAnaObli1_1.0, whole genome shotgun sequence contains the following coding sequences:
- the LOC129246842 gene encoding eukaryotic translation elongation factor 2 gives MVNFTVDEIRTLMDKKRNIRNMSVIAHVDHGKSTLTDSLVSKAGIIAGAKAGETRFTDTRKDEQERCITIKSTAISMYFEVEDKDVVFITHPDQREKDCKGFLINLIDSPGHVDFSSEVTAALRVTDGALVVVDCVSGVCVQTETVLRQAIAERIKPILFMNKMDRALLELQLDAEELYQTFQRIVENVNVIIATYNDDGGPMGEVRVDPSKGSVGFGSGLHGWAFTLKQFSEMYSEKFKIDVVKLMNRLWGENFFNAKTKKWQKQKEADNKRSFCMYILDPIYKVFDAIMNYKKEEIGSLLEKIGVAIKHEDKDKDGKALLKIVMRTWLPAGEALLQMIAIHLPSPVVAQKYRMEMLYEGPHDDEAAIAVKNCDPEGPLMMYISKMVPTSDKGRFYAFGRVFSGKVATGQKCRIMGPNYVPGKKEDLYEKAIQRTILMMGRYVEAIEDVPSGNICGLVGVDQFLVKTGTITTFKDAHNMKVMKFSVSPVVRVAVEPKNPADLPKLVEGLKRLAKSDPMVQCIIEESGEHIIAGAGELHLEICLKDLEEDHACIPLKKSDPVVSYRETVFEESNQMCLSKSPNKHNRLMMKALPMPDGLPEDIDNGDVSSKDDFKLRARYLAEKYDYDVTEARKIWCFGPDGTGPNFILDCTKSVQYLNEIKDSVVAGFQWATKEGIMAEENMRGVRFNIYDVTLHADAIHRGGGQIIPTTRRCLYAAAITAGPRLMEPVYLCEIQCPEVAVGGIYGVLNRRRGHVFEEAQVVGTPMFVVKAYLPVNESFGFTADLRSNTGGQAFPQCVFDHWQVLPGDPCELSSKPYQIVQDTRKRKGLKDGLPDLAQYLDKL, from the exons ATG gtCAACTTTACTGTCGACGAAATCCGTACTTTGATGGACAAGAAGCGGAACATCCGCAACATGTCCGTCATTGCTCACGTCGATCATGGAAAATCAACCTTGACGGATTCCTTG GTGTCGAAGGCAGGAATCATTGCTGGTGCCAAGGCCGGTGAAACTCGTTTCACTGACACCCGTAAGGACGAACAGGAGCGTTGCATCACCATCAAATCAAC CGCCATCTCTATGTACTTCGAAGTAGAAGATAAGGATGTTGTCTTCATCACCCATCCTGATCAGCGTGAAAAGGATTGCAAGGGTTTCTTGATCAACTTGATCGATTCTCCCGGTCACGTTGATTTCTCCTCTGAGGTGACAGCTGCTCTTCGTGTAACTGACGGTGCCTTGGTCGTCGTCGATTGTGTGTCTGGTGTGTGTGTGCAAACCGAGACTGTATTGCGTCAAGCTATTGCTGAACGTATCAAGCCAATCTTGTTCATGAACAAAATGGATCGCGCTTTGCTTGAATTGCAATTGGACGCCGAAGAATTGTACCAAACCTTCCAGCGTATCGTCGAAAACGTGAACGTTATTATTGCTACGTACAACGATGATGGCGGTCCAATGGGTGAAGTGCGTGTGGATCCATCAAAGGGTTCCGTCGGTTTCGGTTCAGGTCTACACGGTTGGGCTTTCACTCTCAAGCAGTTCTCTGAGATGTACTCTGAGAAATTCAAGATTGATGTTGTGAAGCTAATGAACCG TTTGTGGGGTGAGAACTTCTTCAATGCCAAGACCAAGAAATGGCAAAAGCAAAAGGAAGCCGATAACAAGCGTTCTTTCTGTATGTACATCTTGGACCCCATCTACAAGGTGTTCGATGCCATCATGAACTACAAGAAGGAAGAAATCGGCTCCTTGTTGGAAAAGATTGGTGTTGCTATCAAGCATGAAGACAAGGACAAGGACGGCAAGGCATTATTGAAGATTGTTATGCGCACTTGGTTGCCAGCTGGTGAAGCTTTGCTTCAgatgattgccattcacttgccTTCACCTGTAGTGGCCCAGAAATACCGTATGGAAATGTTGTACGAGGGTCCTCATGACGATGAAGCCGCCATCGCCGTGAAGAACTGTGATCCTGAAGGTCCATTGATGATGTACATTTCTAAAATGGTACCGACTTCCGATAAGGGTCGTTTCTATGCCTTCGGTCGTGTGTTCTCTGGTAAGGTCGCCACTGGCCAGAAGTGCCGCATCATGGGTCCCAACTATGTGCCTGGCAAGAAGGAAGATTTGTATGAAAAGGCCATCCAGCGTACTATTTTGATGATGGGTCGTTATGTTGAAGCCATCGAAGATGTTCCTTCCGGTAACATTTGCGGTCTCGTCGGTGTCGATCAGTTCTTGGTTAAGACCGGTACAATCACCACATTCAAGGATGCCCACAACATGAAG gTGATGAAGTTCTCCGTGTCGCCTGTCGTGCGTGTTGCCGTCGAGCCCAAGAACCCTGCTGATTTGCCCAAATTGGTGGAGGGTCTTAAGCGTTTGGCCAAGTCCGATCCTATGGTGCAATGTATCATTGAAGAGTCTGGTGAACATATCATTGCTGGTGCTGGTGAATTGCACTTGGAAATTTGCTTGAAGGATTTGGAAGAAGATCACGCTTGCATTCCATTGAAGAAGTCCGACCCCGTTGTATCGTACCGTGAAACCGTATTCGAGGAATCTAACCAAATGTGCTTGTCGAAATCGCCCAACAAGCACAACCGTCTGATGATGAAGGCTTTGCCTATGCCAGATGGTTTGCCCGAAGACATTGATAACGGTGATGTGAGCTCTAAGGATGATTTCAAACTTCGTGCCCGTTACTTGGCTGAGAAATACGATTATGATGTGACTGAAGCTCGTAAGATCTGGTGTTTCGGTCCCGACGGTACTGGCCCCAACTTCATTCTGGATTGTACCAAATCCGTGCAGTACTTGAACGAAATCAAGGACTCCGTTGTTGCTGGTTTCCAATGGGCCACCAAAGAAGGTATCATGGCTGAAGAAAACATGCGCGGTGTTCGCTTCAACATCTATGATGTAACGTTGCACGCTGATGCTATCCATCGTGGTGGTGGTCAAATCATTCCAACAACTCGTCGTTGTTTGTACGCTGCAGCTATAACAGCTGGACCACGTTTGATGGAACCAGTCTACTTGTGTGAAATTCAATGTCCTGAAGTTGCTGTCGGTGGTATTTACGGTGTATTGAACAGACGTCGTGGTCACGTGTTCGAGGAAGCTCAAGTTGTAGGAACACCTATGTTTGTTGTCAAGGCTTACTTGCCCGTAAACGAATCGTTCGGCTTCACCGCCGATTTGCGTTCCAACACCGGTGGCCAAGCCTTCCCACAATGTGTGTTCGACCATTGGCAAGTGTTGCCCGGTGACCCGTGCGAACTCAGCAGCAAACCATACCAAATTGTGCAAGATACACGTAAGCGTAAGGGTTTGAAAGACGGTCTCCCTGACTTGGCCCAATACCTCGATAAATTGTAA